A window from Shewanella livingstonensis encodes these proteins:
- the mutH gene encoding DNA mismatch repair endonuclease MutH: MAKSSPLNLSELMQRAHNMAGIRLADIAADNHIMVPADLRRDKGWVGQLIESELGALAGSKPQQDFLHLGVELKTIPIDHNGKPLETTYVTVAPLTNIQGMSWENSVVYHKLQRVLWVPVEGARSIPVGERRIGTPILWQPNPKQAGQLQQDWEEIMELIALGQVDRISARQGEVLQLRPKAANSKTLTQSIAEDGSIKLSNPRGFYLKIEFTQQILANAFS; the protein is encoded by the coding sequence ATGGCTAAATCATCGCCCTTAAATCTTAGCGAATTAATGCAAAGAGCGCATAACATGGCAGGTATTCGCTTAGCTGATATCGCCGCTGATAACCACATAATGGTGCCTGCAGATTTACGCCGCGATAAGGGTTGGGTTGGCCAACTTATTGAATCTGAATTAGGCGCACTAGCAGGTTCAAAACCTCAACAAGACTTTTTGCATTTAGGCGTTGAACTGAAAACGATACCTATCGATCACAATGGCAAGCCACTTGAAACCACCTATGTCACTGTGGCTCCGCTAACAAATATTCAAGGCATGAGCTGGGAAAACAGTGTCGTTTATCATAAATTACAAAGAGTGTTATGGGTACCCGTTGAAGGGGCTCGGAGTATACCTGTAGGAGAGCGTCGAATAGGTACCCCCATTTTATGGCAACCTAACCCTAAACAAGCTGGGCAGCTGCAACAAGATTGGGAAGAGATAATGGAGCTTATTGCGCTAGGCCAGGTAGACAGGATCAGCGCACGTCAGGGTGAGGTACTACAATTACGTCCAAAAGCGGCTAATAGTAAAACGCTTACCCAAAGTATTGCCGAAGATGGCAGTATTAAATTATCCAATCCTCGAGGATTTTACCTTAAAATTGAATTTACTCAGCAGATTTTAGCCAATGCATTTTCATAA
- the rppH gene encoding RNA pyrophosphohydrolase codes for MIDSDGFRANVGIIICNNFGQVMWARRFGQHSWQFPQGGLDDGESAEEAMYRELYEEVGLRPEHVQILTSTRSWLRYRLPKRLVRQESKPVCIGQKQKWFLLQLKGHDNTINLNSSGHPEFDDWRWVSYWYPVRQVVSFKRDVYRKVMKEFASTTLALQTREFSKKRSKQRS; via the coding sequence GTGATTGATAGCGACGGCTTTCGCGCAAATGTGGGCATCATTATCTGTAATAATTTTGGGCAAGTTATGTGGGCCAGACGTTTTGGTCAACATTCATGGCAGTTTCCACAAGGTGGGTTAGATGATGGCGAGTCAGCAGAAGAAGCCATGTATCGAGAACTTTACGAAGAAGTGGGACTAAGACCTGAACATGTTCAAATTTTAACGTCCACTCGATCTTGGTTACGTTACCGTTTACCCAAGCGTTTGGTTCGCCAAGAAAGCAAACCTGTTTGCATTGGCCAAAAACAGAAATGGTTTTTACTACAATTAAAAGGTCATGATAATACTATTAACCTCAACTCTTCTGGTCATCCTGAATTTGATGATTGGCGTTGGGTTAGTTATTGGTATCCTGTTCGTCAGGTAGTGTCTTTTAAGCGCGACGTATACAGAAAGGTCATGAAAGAGTTCGCATCGACGACACTAGCGCTACAAACGCGTGAGTTTAGTAAGAAACGAAGCAAACAACGGAGTTAA